In Haliotis asinina isolate JCU_RB_2024 chromosome 15, JCU_Hal_asi_v2, whole genome shotgun sequence, one DNA window encodes the following:
- the LOC137266005 gene encoding free fatty acid receptor 4-like isoform X2, which translates to MTPITMVTASPKYSHLNSSYFYDIDVVHGWGNRSFFTFFSEFNRISPSLGYLEAIIFLLLTVISLVGNIVVFVQLVLQRRNRGTTTCFICNLTIADLCFSGVAPFIAVTRITERWVFGSVMCSLLVYTGSVCAFVDIWTMTLIGIDRYMCIVRRSKTRLTPRSSIVILGVVWAFAFISFTPLAVYFNVRSVPMGNVKVEICTLVWPRQNKFKVSFLFTSVLCICGFLLPLLLLSWSYFQIFRKFWKIRGVILQNQRNLSSIWMNSLNVRRRRDIRDFKVVKTLFLLVLLFGIMWSPIFISMILILYDGAADTMIMSSQVFIATYCVAVCNACINPFVYGIMMERLRTKLTSCVTCSRSGSSDPEPEVSPDKHDSVQVISYGGETCAHSPLRNP; encoded by the exons ATGACAC CTATCACTATGGTGACCGCGAGTCCCAAGTACAGCCACCTCAACTCCTCCTACTTTTACGACATTGACGTCGTGCACGGCTGGGGAAACAGAAGCTTCTTCACATTCTTCTCCGAGTTCAACCGAATATCTCCGAGTCTTGGCTACCTTGAAGCCATAATCTTCCTCCTActcacagttatctcccttgtcggAAACATTGTCGTTTTCGTGCAGCTCGTGCTACAGAGACGAAACCGAGGCACCACCACGTGCTTCATATGCAACCTGACAATTGCCGATTTGTGCTTCAGCGGTGTGGCACCATTCATTGCAGTTACTCGGATAACAGAACGATGGGTGTTCGGGTCGGTGATGTGCAGTTTGCTGGTGTACACGGGGTCAGTGTGCGCATTTGTGGACATCTGGACAATGACGCTGATAGGTATCGACCGATATATGTGCATCGTCCGACGGTCAAAGACAAGACTGACCCCACGGTCGTCCATAGTCATCCTCGGCGTTGTCTGGGCGTTCGCCTTCATCAGTTTCACGCCCCTCGCCGTCTACTTCAACGTCAGAAGTGTACCCATGGGCAACGTGAAGGTTGAGATATGCACGTTGGTATGGCCTCGACAGAACAAATTCAAAGTGTCCTTCCTCTTCACAAGTGTTTTGTGCATCTGTGGATTTCTTCTTCCTCTGCTCCTCCTGTCCTGGAGCTATTTCCAGATCTTCAGGAAGTTTTGGAAAATAAGAGGCGTAATTTTACAAAATCAGAGAAACCTGTCGAGCATATGGATGAACTCTTTAAACGTCAGACGTCGACGTGACATCCGGGATTTTAAAGTTGTAAAAACCCTCTTCCTTCTTGTTCTTTTGTTTGGGATCATGTGGTCGCCTATCTTCATCTCTATGATCCTCATTCTGTACGATGGGGCAGCTGATACAATGATCATGTCATCTCAAGTTTTCATTGCAACGTACTGCGTTGCTGTGTGCAACGCTTGCATCAACCCTTTTGTCTACGGGATTATGATGGAGCGCTTGCGGACGAAACTCACTTCCTGTGTTACGTGTTCAAGGTCAGGATCTTCTGATCCGGAACCGGAAGTCAGCCCCGACAAGCATGACAGTGTTCAGGTGATCAGTTATGGAGGAGAGACATGCGCACATAGCCCGCTTCGTAACCCTTGA
- the LOC137266005 gene encoding free fatty acid receptor 4-like isoform X1 translates to MHEFTKAITMVTASPKYSHLNSSYFYDIDVVHGWGNRSFFTFFSEFNRISPSLGYLEAIIFLLLTVISLVGNIVVFVQLVLQRRNRGTTTCFICNLTIADLCFSGVAPFIAVTRITERWVFGSVMCSLLVYTGSVCAFVDIWTMTLIGIDRYMCIVRRSKTRLTPRSSIVILGVVWAFAFISFTPLAVYFNVRSVPMGNVKVEICTLVWPRQNKFKVSFLFTSVLCICGFLLPLLLLSWSYFQIFRKFWKIRGVILQNQRNLSSIWMNSLNVRRRRDIRDFKVVKTLFLLVLLFGIMWSPIFISMILILYDGAADTMIMSSQVFIATYCVAVCNACINPFVYGIMMERLRTKLTSCVTCSRSGSSDPEPEVSPDKHDSVQVISYGGETCAHSPLRNP, encoded by the coding sequence CTATCACTATGGTGACCGCGAGTCCCAAGTACAGCCACCTCAACTCCTCCTACTTTTACGACATTGACGTCGTGCACGGCTGGGGAAACAGAAGCTTCTTCACATTCTTCTCCGAGTTCAACCGAATATCTCCGAGTCTTGGCTACCTTGAAGCCATAATCTTCCTCCTActcacagttatctcccttgtcggAAACATTGTCGTTTTCGTGCAGCTCGTGCTACAGAGACGAAACCGAGGCACCACCACGTGCTTCATATGCAACCTGACAATTGCCGATTTGTGCTTCAGCGGTGTGGCACCATTCATTGCAGTTACTCGGATAACAGAACGATGGGTGTTCGGGTCGGTGATGTGCAGTTTGCTGGTGTACACGGGGTCAGTGTGCGCATTTGTGGACATCTGGACAATGACGCTGATAGGTATCGACCGATATATGTGCATCGTCCGACGGTCAAAGACAAGACTGACCCCACGGTCGTCCATAGTCATCCTCGGCGTTGTCTGGGCGTTCGCCTTCATCAGTTTCACGCCCCTCGCCGTCTACTTCAACGTCAGAAGTGTACCCATGGGCAACGTGAAGGTTGAGATATGCACGTTGGTATGGCCTCGACAGAACAAATTCAAAGTGTCCTTCCTCTTCACAAGTGTTTTGTGCATCTGTGGATTTCTTCTTCCTCTGCTCCTCCTGTCCTGGAGCTATTTCCAGATCTTCAGGAAGTTTTGGAAAATAAGAGGCGTAATTTTACAAAATCAGAGAAACCTGTCGAGCATATGGATGAACTCTTTAAACGTCAGACGTCGACGTGACATCCGGGATTTTAAAGTTGTAAAAACCCTCTTCCTTCTTGTTCTTTTGTTTGGGATCATGTGGTCGCCTATCTTCATCTCTATGATCCTCATTCTGTACGATGGGGCAGCTGATACAATGATCATGTCATCTCAAGTTTTCATTGCAACGTACTGCGTTGCTGTGTGCAACGCTTGCATCAACCCTTTTGTCTACGGGATTATGATGGAGCGCTTGCGGACGAAACTCACTTCCTGTGTTACGTGTTCAAGGTCAGGATCTTCTGATCCGGAACCGGAAGTCAGCCCCGACAAGCATGACAGTGTTCAGGTGATCAGTTATGGAGGAGAGACATGCGCACATAGCCCGCTTCGTAACCCTTGA
- the LOC137266005 gene encoding free fatty acid receptor 4-like isoform X3 — protein MVTASPKYSHLNSSYFYDIDVVHGWGNRSFFTFFSEFNRISPSLGYLEAIIFLLLTVISLVGNIVVFVQLVLQRRNRGTTTCFICNLTIADLCFSGVAPFIAVTRITERWVFGSVMCSLLVYTGSVCAFVDIWTMTLIGIDRYMCIVRRSKTRLTPRSSIVILGVVWAFAFISFTPLAVYFNVRSVPMGNVKVEICTLVWPRQNKFKVSFLFTSVLCICGFLLPLLLLSWSYFQIFRKFWKIRGVILQNQRNLSSIWMNSLNVRRRRDIRDFKVVKTLFLLVLLFGIMWSPIFISMILILYDGAADTMIMSSQVFIATYCVAVCNACINPFVYGIMMERLRTKLTSCVTCSRSGSSDPEPEVSPDKHDSVQVISYGGETCAHSPLRNP, from the coding sequence ATGGTGACCGCGAGTCCCAAGTACAGCCACCTCAACTCCTCCTACTTTTACGACATTGACGTCGTGCACGGCTGGGGAAACAGAAGCTTCTTCACATTCTTCTCCGAGTTCAACCGAATATCTCCGAGTCTTGGCTACCTTGAAGCCATAATCTTCCTCCTActcacagttatctcccttgtcggAAACATTGTCGTTTTCGTGCAGCTCGTGCTACAGAGACGAAACCGAGGCACCACCACGTGCTTCATATGCAACCTGACAATTGCCGATTTGTGCTTCAGCGGTGTGGCACCATTCATTGCAGTTACTCGGATAACAGAACGATGGGTGTTCGGGTCGGTGATGTGCAGTTTGCTGGTGTACACGGGGTCAGTGTGCGCATTTGTGGACATCTGGACAATGACGCTGATAGGTATCGACCGATATATGTGCATCGTCCGACGGTCAAAGACAAGACTGACCCCACGGTCGTCCATAGTCATCCTCGGCGTTGTCTGGGCGTTCGCCTTCATCAGTTTCACGCCCCTCGCCGTCTACTTCAACGTCAGAAGTGTACCCATGGGCAACGTGAAGGTTGAGATATGCACGTTGGTATGGCCTCGACAGAACAAATTCAAAGTGTCCTTCCTCTTCACAAGTGTTTTGTGCATCTGTGGATTTCTTCTTCCTCTGCTCCTCCTGTCCTGGAGCTATTTCCAGATCTTCAGGAAGTTTTGGAAAATAAGAGGCGTAATTTTACAAAATCAGAGAAACCTGTCGAGCATATGGATGAACTCTTTAAACGTCAGACGTCGACGTGACATCCGGGATTTTAAAGTTGTAAAAACCCTCTTCCTTCTTGTTCTTTTGTTTGGGATCATGTGGTCGCCTATCTTCATCTCTATGATCCTCATTCTGTACGATGGGGCAGCTGATACAATGATCATGTCATCTCAAGTTTTCATTGCAACGTACTGCGTTGCTGTGTGCAACGCTTGCATCAACCCTTTTGTCTACGGGATTATGATGGAGCGCTTGCGGACGAAACTCACTTCCTGTGTTACGTGTTCAAGGTCAGGATCTTCTGATCCGGAACCGGAAGTCAGCCCCGACAAGCATGACAGTGTTCAGGTGATCAGTTATGGAGGAGAGACATGCGCACATAGCCCGCTTCGTAACCCTTGA